In Actinotignum schaalii, the sequence CGATGATGGGTTTTATTACTGCGATCAACGGCGGCGTCGGTGGGCTGGATGGGTGGCTCGGTGGAGTGATGGTGGAGAAGTGGGGCTTCCGATCTCTATTCATCCTTATTGCCGTTTTGGTAGTGCTTGCGGCGATCCTTATCAATCGGGGAATTTCTACCGAACATGAGAGGGCAGGCAGCGGCAAAATGGATTGGGGTGGTTCGGCAGCGATGTCGATCACGCTGATTATGCTGACATATTTTGTCACATTCGGAGGATCGCACGGTTGGCTCTCCGTTCCCGCTATTGGCTTCTTCGTGGGCACTGTGGTGTCAGCGGCAGCCTTCTACATTATCGAGGTTCGGAGCGAATCGCCCTTGTTTGCGATGGAGCATCTAGGATCGCGCCACGTGTGGCCGTTGATTCTGACCACGCTGTTTGCGCTATCCTCAGTATTCGCCGTCATCAACTTTACGGTCGCGATTTTTGCTCAGAATACTGACGTTGGTTACGGGCTGGACGCGGGTACTGCCGCATTGCTTTTCCTTATGCCGCCGGCAATGGTCGGCCTCATTGCGGCGCCTATATCAGGGCGGTTGGCAGGGAAAATCGGGTGGCTCACCGTACTTCGCGTGGGCATGGCTATATCAATCGCCGCGATGGTAGTGATCTATTTGTATCTCGATTCGCGGTGGGTGGTTTGCGCCATGATCTTCCTGCTCGGTGTGAGTTACAACGGCATGATTCTCACAATGGTAAATGGACTTGGCGTACTCCTTGCTCCGCCAGAGGCTCCGGGTTCACTTCCGGGATTCAACGGTGCGGCCTTCGGAATCGGTGCGAGTTTGGGTATTTCCATCGTCGCGCCCTTTGTTGGAACCTTCGAAGGATTCAGGACAGCCGTGCTTATCTCGGTCGGGATAGCCATCCTCGGATTGCTCACGGCTTGTGTACTCAAGCCACGAGTAGGCCAGAAGATCTAAACCGGGCTGCGGCCGGGTAGTAAACCCGCGGGTGGCGTTCTTCCTGAGCGCTGCCCGCGGGTTTTTCTGCTGCCTACCCGAGCTATGCTCTGGCACCATGCACGTTGCAGCATGTACGTTGCAGTATGCACGCGGCAGCGAGCCCGCGGCTCCGCTTTTCTCGGTAGGGTGGAAGCGTTAACACCGCATACAAACGATCCGCACGCAAAGGATAGTTGTGACAACGCAGCACGTTTCCCGGCGCCGGCGCCCGCCGAGTTCGCGCCACTACAGCGCCACCCAATTGCACCATGCCCGCCTGGCGGTCAGCGCGCTCTTCTTCACCAACGGCGCCATTTTCGCCAATATTGTGCCGCGCTTCCCCGAAATCAAGCGGATCCACGAGCTCGACAACGCCGTCTACGGCCTCGCGCTCGCGGCCTTCCCGGCCGGCGGCATTATCGCAGGTGTATTCGCCGCGCCCCTCATCCGCAAATTCGGCTCCGCGCCGGTGGCGGTGGTCGGCACGCTCCTCACCGCCCTCGGGCTTATTGTGGCGGGCGTGGGCCCCACGGGCATCTTCTTCGCGGCCGGCATGTTCCTCGGCGGCGCCTGCGATGCCGCCACCGACGTCGGCCAAAACGCGCACGGCCTGCGAGTCCAGCGCCATTACGGGCGCTCAATTATTAACACCTTCCACGCGACCTGGTCCGTGGGCGCGATGAGCGGCGGGCTCATGTCCGCCGCCGCGATCGGGATCGGATTATCGGTGCCCACGCATATGGTGCTGTCCGGGATACTGTGGGCCGTGGTTGCGCTGGTGGCCCGGCGCTTCTGTTTACCTGGGAACGACGCCGCAGACCCCGGGCCAAGCGGTACTTCCGCAGGTCACGTTGGTGGCGGGGTAGGCGATGCGGGGGAAGTGGCGGCGTCGTCGAACCTCACTACGGCCACGCAAGAAGGCGAGCCCGCCGGGTCAAGCGAGCTGTCCGGGACTGCGGGTCCTCTCACGCTTCGGACCGTGGCGATGCTGGGGGCGCTCGTGCTCATTGCCACGATGGGAGGGCTCATCGAGGACGCCGGGTCGAGTTGGGCGACTCTGTACGTGGGGCAGCTCGGTGCCGCGGGCGGGCTGGCCGCCGCGGGGTATGTGGGGCTGGTCGGCTCGCAGTTTGTGGGGCGGCTGCTGGGCGATGGGCTGGTGGATCGCTTCGGGCGGCGCACCGTGGCTCAGGGCGGGGCGGCGCTCATTACCGCGGGGATGGGGCTGGCGCTGCTGTTCCCGAGCGTGCTGGGCACAATTGCCGGTTTCGCGGTGGCCGGTTTTGGCTCGGCCACGCTGGTGCCGGCCGCGATTCAGCAGGCCGACGAGCTTCCTGGCCTCAAGCCGGGCACGGGCCTGACCGTTATTTCCTGGCTGATGCGCATCGGTTTCCTGGTGTCGCCGCCGATTGTGGGGATGGTGGCCGATACGTTTGGGCTGCGCACCGGCCTGTGCGTGGTGCCCTTCGCCGGCATCACGGTGCTCCTCCTCAGCGGGACGCTGAGCCAGGGCGAGCGGGGCGCGCGGGAGATCTCCACGCAGCCCCGGCCCAGCGTCCGGGAGGAAGAAGAGAGCTAACGCTCTCGGATTTCGTACTTTTTAGTACATATCTGTTTTCACATTGAATGCGGATACGACGCGGCGGATTTCTTCATCGCTGAGGCCGGTTCCCTTTCCACCGCTTGCGGCGTTCATGTGTTCGTACATGGCGCCGGTTTCGAGGTATTCGATGGTATCAACCGCAGAAAGCGCGGAGGAATCCGAACGGACCATAATTCCGTGCTTGGCCCACAGCGCGATGCGATGATCACGTAGCCCGATCACATTGTTTTCCATGAGTTCATCGCTACCGGGAACCATGAATTCGAGCACGGCGATCCCTTCCGGAACCTGAACGATGGTTTCCGGTTCCCACCGGAAGATCATGCGATTGAAATCCTTGTTGTTCAGAGTCTCGGGAATATGTGAGAGGGCAACGAGGTACGGAGGCTGCGCGTGCACAATAGCCTGGAAGCTCACGCCACGTTGAGCCACCTGGTCGTTATGCACCGCAAGATGCGAATTGAATTCGCTCGTGGGGCGCTGATACGCCTTACTCGGATGCGTGTACCAGGTACCGGTTTCGCCGCCTTCGTCCACAATGAAGGCCGAAACATTCTTTTCGGGCGCATCCCCTACCTCACGCAAACGGCATCCTGATCCGGTTACGAACACCGTTCGTCCTGCAAGAGCAGGTACCTTCCACGGAAGCTTGACGCCGGCTTGTTTCTCCGGGAAAACTGATTCGAGGTCGGTATCCCAATCAACGGAAATAGAGATATTTCCGGCTCCGGCTTCCGCGGCGTGCAGGTGGTCAAGGCGACGTCCGGTCACTCCCATTTGTTCCAGGAGGGCGTCAACAGTTAATTGAGAAGTCATGGTCTCTCCATCCTTATTAGAAAATTCGACGTCGGGCTTCTTGCCAAACGCTGTGATTGTTCTGGGGTGTATAGCTGGTGAGTTCGGTCGATGCACGTACAACCTCACGCAGCGAGGTAAGTGAATCCGATATCGAACCAGCAGTTCGTGCCTGGAGTAAAAGATTTCCAAGCGCCGTTGCTTCCGTGGGGCCTGCGACGACGGGAAGTCCGCACGCATCGGCAGTTAGCTGACACAGTAATTTGTTCTGAGATCCTCCTCCGACGATATGGATAACATCTATATCCACCTGCGCAAGGCGGGCAGCCTGCTCGATGGTCTGGGCATGTGCAAGAGCCAGGGAATCGATGATGCAACGGGCATATTCCCCAATATCCCGGGGGCGAGGTTGCCCGCTCGTTTCAGCCAGGCAATCAATTCGCGCGATCATATCTCCCGGTGTTGCGAAGATCGGGTTATTGACATCGACAACCGTGCGAAGGGGCGGTGCTGCGGCCGCAAGGGAAATGACCTGCGCAATTGAGAGGCTGGGATCAGTTTCTTTCCATTGGGCCATGCAACCGTTGAAGATCCACATCCCCATAATGTTCTTCAAATAGCGGATGGTCCCATCAACACCGAGTTCATTGGTGAAGTTAGCTTGCCGCGATTCCTCACTGAGGATCGGCGAATCTAATTCGAGCCCGGCCAATGACCACGTCCCACACGAAATAAAAGCGAAGTTCGTGTGTGCGCTAGCGGGCACGGCTGCTACCGCTGAGGCGGTGTCATGGCTACCCACCGCTACCACCGGAGTGGTTTCTCCGTTCTGAGTACGTAGATCGCATATCTCAGGCCGGATAGCGCCAATCCGAGTTCCTGGCTCAATGAGTGCGGGTAGTTTCGCGGAGATATCAATGCCGGATATCTCCTTATATATGCCAGTCATCTCGGGCGACCAGGACCTTGTGCAAGGATTGACGAAGCCCGTTGAAGAAGCATTTGTTATCTCCGCATACTTCTTCCCGGTAAGCCAATAATTGACGAGGTCTGGCAGGAGCAGGAGTGATTCTGCTTGTTCCACGGCCGGCCGATAGTCTGCGCTACGAGCAGCTGCAAGCAATTGGAAAATTGTGTTGATATCGATGTTTTGCAGGCCGTTATGGGTGTAAATATCCGTTGCAGAGTAACGGGAATACAGTGTTTCGGGAACGCCCTGAGTCCTGCTATCGCGATAGCTAAAGGGGGGACTAATAAGTCCGCCTTCCGCGCCGAGCAGGCCGTAATCAACCGCCCAGGTATCCACGCCAATTGATTCGACAGGAGTTTCGCGTAAATTCTTGAGCGAGGCGCAAATATGCTCCCACACCTGGAGCAGTGGCCAGAAAAGATTATTCTTATCGGCTCCCGGAACACAGATAGGTCCGTTTGGGAATCTAGTGATTTCGCTTGTCGATTTCAGTTTTCCGTCAGCAATGGAGCCGGTCATGACTCTGCCGGAGGAAGCGCCTAAATCGACAGCAACAAAAGTTTTCATTACTCACATTCCTCAGTGGAGCTTCGGGCCGGGCCCGTACGAGCTCGGCCCGAAGCTGGTTTGGCGCTCAATAGTTTCAATAATTCAGCGCTGGATGGTTAGTGAGGTCCACAGGGAAGCGGGAGAATTAGGCGCCCCAGCTTGCCTGAGTTCCGCCAACCCGTTCCTTCCGAATCTTCTCCAGATAGCCCGATTCCATAAAGGCCCGCATGGGATCCGGATCGATACCTTGGGACTCGCGCAATTCACCCAGGAGGCTGCGCACATCCGTGTAGAAGGCATCCATAAGAATGTCATTCGCCCCGAGAACATCGCCGGCTACCTGCTTTTCCTTGAGAGCATCGCGATCAACGAGCAGAGCCTTCGCGGTCATTTCCTGCACATTGGTCACGGAGCGGATTTCAGCCGGGATCTTTTCTTCCAGGTTATGGCACTGATCGAGCATGAAGTTCACGGGCGATCCTTCATCCAGGGCGCCGGCCGCGACGATCTCATTGAGAATACGGAAGAGCTGGAACGGATCGGCAGCCCCGACGATAAG encodes:
- a CDS encoding MFS transporter; the encoded protein is MTTQHVSRRRRPPSSRHYSATQLHHARLAVSALFFTNGAIFANIVPRFPEIKRIHELDNAVYGLALAAFPAGGIIAGVFAAPLIRKFGSAPVAVVGTLLTALGLIVAGVGPTGIFFAAGMFLGGACDAATDVGQNAHGLRVQRHYGRSIINTFHATWSVGAMSGGLMSAAAIGIGLSVPTHMVLSGILWAVVALVARRFCLPGNDAADPGPSGTSAGHVGGGVGDAGEVAASSNLTTATQEGEPAGSSELSGTAGPLTLRTVAMLGALVLIATMGGLIEDAGSSWATLYVGQLGAAGGLAAAGYVGLVGSQFVGRLLGDGLVDRFGRRTVAQGGAALITAGMGLALLFPSVLGTIAGFAVAGFGSATLVPAAIQQADELPGLKPGTGLTVISWLMRIGFLVSPPIVGMVADTFGLRTGLCVVPFAGITVLLLSGTLSQGERGAREISTQPRPSVREEEES
- a CDS encoding class II aldolase/adducin family protein gives rise to the protein MTSQLTVDALLEQMGVTGRRLDHLHAAEAGAGNISISVDWDTDLESVFPEKQAGVKLPWKVPALAGRTVFVTGSGCRLREVGDAPEKNVSAFIVDEGGETGTWYTHPSKAYQRPTSEFNSHLAVHNDQVAQRGVSFQAIVHAQPPYLVALSHIPETLNNKDFNRMIFRWEPETIVQVPEGIAVLEFMVPGSDELMENNVIGLRDHRIALWAKHGIMVRSDSSALSAVDTIEYLETGAMYEHMNAASGGKGTGLSDEEIRRVVSAFNVKTDMY
- a CDS encoding MFS transporter codes for the protein MDERENKPAEGASVSPSTDLYSGKALFALMVTLITAVLSYQLNASMITPALPNIGESYAISESTVGLVSSLFFLAGSIAGVVLTRWSDFIGRKKMLIYVLLVLLVGTIICAVAPNFTIFMVGRVLQGASGATFQLTYMILSESVTAKTFGTMMGFITAINGGVGGLDGWLGGVMVEKWGFRSLFILIAVLVVLAAILINRGISTEHERAGSGKMDWGGSAAMSITLIMLTYFVTFGGSHGWLSVPAIGFFVGTVVSAAAFYIIEVRSESPLFAMEHLGSRHVWPLILTTLFALSSVFAVINFTVAIFAQNTDVGYGLDAGTAALLFLMPPAMVGLIAAPISGRLAGKIGWLTVLRVGMAISIAAMVVIYLYLDSRWVVCAMIFLLGVSYNGMILTMVNGLGVLLAPPEAPGSLPGFNGAAFGIGASLGISIVAPFVGTFEGFRTAVLISVGIAILGLLTACVLKPRVGQKI
- a CDS encoding rhamnulokinase; amino-acid sequence: MKTFVAVDLGASSGRVMTGSIADGKLKSTSEITRFPNGPICVPGADKNNLFWPLLQVWEHICASLKNLRETPVESIGVDTWAVDYGLLGAEGGLISPPFSYRDSRTQGVPETLYSRYSATDIYTHNGLQNIDINTIFQLLAAARSADYRPAVEQAESLLLLPDLVNYWLTGKKYAEITNASSTGFVNPCTRSWSPEMTGIYKEISGIDISAKLPALIEPGTRIGAIRPEICDLRTQNGETTPVVAVGSHDTASAVAAVPASAHTNFAFISCGTWSLAGLELDSPILSEESRQANFTNELGVDGTIRYLKNIMGMWIFNGCMAQWKETDPSLSIAQVISLAAAAPPLRTVVDVNNPIFATPGDMIARIDCLAETSGQPRPRDIGEYARCIIDSLALAHAQTIEQAARLAQVDIDVIHIVGGGSQNKLLCQLTADACGLPVVAGPTEATALGNLLLQARTAGSISDSLTSLREVVRASTELTSYTPQNNHSVWQEARRRIF